Proteins found in one Elephas maximus indicus isolate mEleMax1 chromosome 11, mEleMax1 primary haplotype, whole genome shotgun sequence genomic segment:
- the MPPE1 gene encoding metallophosphoesterase 1 isoform X1, translated as MVTIRLELGRQNFHPLKRRSFLLLKLTAVVFAMLLFCEFLIYYLVIFQCNWPELKTPTQVRDQGTPEPVLRAMFLADTHLLGEVRGHWLDKLRREWQMERAFQTALCLLQPEVVFILGDIFDEGKWSSSQAWANDVERFQKIFRHPQHVQLKVVAGNHDIGFHYQMNTYKIKRFEKVFNSEKLFSWKGINFVMVNSVALEGDGCSICSETEAKLIELSHRLNCSRKQQAPPSGPCGAGQQLPDSAPVLLQHYPLYRSSDANCSGEDAAPPEEKNIPFKEKYDVLSREASYKLLWWLQPRLVLSGHTHSACQVIHGGGVPELSVPSFSWRNRNNPSFIMGSITATDYSLSKCYLPLEGTVLATYCGAAGILLALILAHFELLALPFLCGWNLLRKHKRI; from the exons ATGGTGACAATCAGACTGGAGCTTGGAAGGCAGAATTTTCATCCATTAAAGAGGAGGAGTTTTTTGCTGTTGAAACTTACAGCTGTTGTCTTTGCCATGCTCCTGTTTTGTGAATTTTTAATCTATTATTTAGTGATCTTCCAGTGTAACTGGCCTGAGCTGAAAACCCCAACTCAGGTCAGGGATCAGGGGACTCCTGAGCCCGTGCTAAGAGCCATGTTCTTGGCGGATACCCACTTGCTTGGGGAAGTGAGAGGCCACTGGCTGGACAAGTTACGAAG AGAATGGCAAATGGAGAGAGCCTTCCAGACAGCTCTGTGCTTGTTGCAGCCTGAAGTGGTCTTTATTCTGGGGGATATCTTTGATGAAGGAAAGTGGAGCTCCtcccag GCCTGGGCCAATGATGTGGAGCGGTTTCAGAAAATATTCAGACACCCACAGCATGTGCAGCTGAAGGTGGTTGCTGGAAACCATGACATTGGCTTCCACTATCA GATGAACACATACAAAATAAAACGATTTGAGAAAGTTTTCAACTCTGAAAAGCTGTTTTCTTGGAAAGGAATTAA CTTTGTGATGGTGAACAGCGTTGCCCTGGAAGGGGACGGCTGCAGCATTTGCTCCGAAACAGAAGCTAAACTCATCGAGCTTTCTCACAGACTGAACTGCTCCCGAAAG CAGCAGGCGCCCCCTTCCGGCCCGTGTGGAGCGGGGCAACAGCTCCCGGACTCAGCCCCAGTCCTTCTGCAG CATTATCCACTTTACCGCAGCAGTGATGCGAATTGTTCTGGGGAAGATGCTGCTCCCCCGGAGGAAAAGAACATCCCATTCAAGGAGAAATACGACGTGCTTTCTCGGGAGGCTTCATACAAG CTCCTGTGGTGGCTCCAGCCCCGCCTGGTGCTGAGCGGCCACACCCACAGCGCCTGCCAGGTGATCCACGGCGGGGGCGTGCCGGAGCTCAGCGTCCCGTCCTTCAGTTGGAGGAACAGAAACAACCCCAGCTTTATCATG GGCAGCATAACAGCCACAGACTATTCCCTCTCCAAGTGCTACCTTCCCCTGGAGGGCACGGTCCTGGCCACCTACTGCGGAGCAGCTGGGATCCTCCTGGCCCTCATACTGGCTCACTTTGAGCTTTTAGCTTTGCCTTTCCTTTGTGGCTGGAACCTGCTTAGGAAGCATAAGAGGATATGA
- the MPPE1 gene encoding metallophosphoesterase 1 isoform X2 produces MVTIRLELGRQNFHPLKRRSFLLLKLTAVVFAMLLFCEFLIYYLVIFQCNWPELKTPTQVRDQGTPEPVLRAMFLADTHLLGEVRGHWLDKLRREWQMERAFQTALCLLQPEVVFILGDIFDEGKWSSSQAWANDVERFQKIFRHPQHVQLKVVAGNHDIGFHYQMNTYKIKRFEKVFNSEKLFSWKGINFVMVNSVALEGDGCSICSETEAKLIELSHRLNCSRKQAPPSGPCGAGQQLPDSAPVLLQHYPLYRSSDANCSGEDAAPPEEKNIPFKEKYDVLSREASYKLLWWLQPRLVLSGHTHSACQVIHGGGVPELSVPSFSWRNRNNPSFIMGSITATDYSLSKCYLPLEGTVLATYCGAAGILLALILAHFELLALPFLCGWNLLRKHKRI; encoded by the exons ATGGTGACAATCAGACTGGAGCTTGGAAGGCAGAATTTTCATCCATTAAAGAGGAGGAGTTTTTTGCTGTTGAAACTTACAGCTGTTGTCTTTGCCATGCTCCTGTTTTGTGAATTTTTAATCTATTATTTAGTGATCTTCCAGTGTAACTGGCCTGAGCTGAAAACCCCAACTCAGGTCAGGGATCAGGGGACTCCTGAGCCCGTGCTAAGAGCCATGTTCTTGGCGGATACCCACTTGCTTGGGGAAGTGAGAGGCCACTGGCTGGACAAGTTACGAAG AGAATGGCAAATGGAGAGAGCCTTCCAGACAGCTCTGTGCTTGTTGCAGCCTGAAGTGGTCTTTATTCTGGGGGATATCTTTGATGAAGGAAAGTGGAGCTCCtcccag GCCTGGGCCAATGATGTGGAGCGGTTTCAGAAAATATTCAGACACCCACAGCATGTGCAGCTGAAGGTGGTTGCTGGAAACCATGACATTGGCTTCCACTATCA GATGAACACATACAAAATAAAACGATTTGAGAAAGTTTTCAACTCTGAAAAGCTGTTTTCTTGGAAAGGAATTAA CTTTGTGATGGTGAACAGCGTTGCCCTGGAAGGGGACGGCTGCAGCATTTGCTCCGAAACAGAAGCTAAACTCATCGAGCTTTCTCACAGACTGAACTGCTCCCGAAAG CAGGCGCCCCCTTCCGGCCCGTGTGGAGCGGGGCAACAGCTCCCGGACTCAGCCCCAGTCCTTCTGCAG CATTATCCACTTTACCGCAGCAGTGATGCGAATTGTTCTGGGGAAGATGCTGCTCCCCCGGAGGAAAAGAACATCCCATTCAAGGAGAAATACGACGTGCTTTCTCGGGAGGCTTCATACAAG CTCCTGTGGTGGCTCCAGCCCCGCCTGGTGCTGAGCGGCCACACCCACAGCGCCTGCCAGGTGATCCACGGCGGGGGCGTGCCGGAGCTCAGCGTCCCGTCCTTCAGTTGGAGGAACAGAAACAACCCCAGCTTTATCATG GGCAGCATAACAGCCACAGACTATTCCCTCTCCAAGTGCTACCTTCCCCTGGAGGGCACGGTCCTGGCCACCTACTGCGGAGCAGCTGGGATCCTCCTGGCCCTCATACTGGCTCACTTTGAGCTTTTAGCTTTGCCTTTCCTTTGTGGCTGGAACCTGCTTAGGAAGCATAAGAGGATATGA